One segment of Radiobacillus kanasensis DNA contains the following:
- a CDS encoding universal stress protein, protein MFSKILLASDGSAHALRAADKTIALAEHNPSAHVHVLYVVDSTKSKYDVLHHSNSIEIDLKRKEKLEMTEQKLKKAGISYEIQILHGEPGPEIVKYANSHDADICVIGSRGLNSLQEMVLGSVSHKVAKRVNCPVMIVK, encoded by the coding sequence ATGTTTTCCAAGATTCTATTAGCTTCTGATGGATCAGCACATGCTTTACGGGCGGCAGATAAAACCATTGCATTAGCGGAGCATAATCCTAGTGCCCATGTTCATGTATTGTATGTGGTAGATAGTACAAAGTCAAAATACGATGTCCTTCATCATTCGAATTCGATTGAAATTGACTTGAAACGGAAAGAAAAATTAGAGATGACGGAGCAAAAATTAAAAAAGGCAGGTATCTCCTATGAGATCCAAATCTTACATGGCGAGCCAGGACCTGAGATTGTGAAATATGCCAACAGCCATGATGCAGATATTTGTGTGATTGGTAGTAGGGGCTTAAACTCCCTACAAGAAATGGTCCTGGGTAGTGTGAGCCATAAAGTGGCGAAGCGGGTAAATTGTCCAGTAATGATTGTGAAATAA
- a CDS encoding Fur family transcriptional regulator: MDVKDALDILKENGYKYTGKREDMIGFFAGENRYRSAKDLLGFMEPTYNGISYDTIYRNLHLFSELGILESTELNGEKQFRIKCDTHHHHHFICKDCGFTKEVLTCPMDDIRSELDRFIVQDHKFEIYGLCPACQ; encoded by the coding sequence ATGGATGTGAAGGACGCATTAGACATTCTAAAAGAAAACGGCTATAAATACACAGGAAAAAGGGAAGACATGATTGGCTTTTTTGCAGGAGAGAACCGCTATCGGTCTGCCAAAGATCTTTTAGGCTTTATGGAGCCCACTTATAACGGCATTAGCTATGACACAATCTATCGCAATCTCCATCTGTTTTCGGAGCTTGGCATTTTGGAGTCCACGGAATTAAACGGGGAAAAACAATTCCGGATTAAGTGTGATACCCATCATCATCACCATTTCATTTGTAAAGATTGCGGGTTTACAAAAGAAGTCCTTACATGCCCAATGGATGACATTCGCTCCGAATTAGACCGTTTTATCGTGCAAGATCATAAATTTGAGATATATGGACTTTGCCCCGCATGTCAGTAA
- the crcB gene encoding fluoride efflux transporter CrcB yields MNVLFVAIGGFFGAILRFYVGQQLNKPNKQQFWGTMLANVLGSSLLALLFLMLERSVISTHLWALLGIGFCGAFTTFSTFSMEAVSMIQNRHYLSAVRYVSFSFLLSIVSMSLILWIGL; encoded by the coding sequence ATGAATGTTCTTTTCGTAGCCATAGGTGGATTCTTCGGTGCTATATTGCGATTCTACGTCGGACAGCAGTTGAATAAACCAAACAAACAACAATTCTGGGGCACAATGCTTGCCAATGTGCTCGGTTCGTCCTTATTAGCGTTATTATTTTTAATGTTGGAACGGTCTGTCATTTCCACGCATCTATGGGCTCTTCTTGGAATAGGTTTTTGTGGAGCATTCACTACTTTCTCGACCTTTAGTATGGAAGCTGTCTCAATGATACAAAACCGCCATTACCTGTCAGCAGTTCGTTATGTTTCCTTTTCTTTCCTTCTATCCATTGTGAGCATGAGTCTAATTTTATGGATAGGACTATAG
- the crcB gene encoding fluoride efflux transporter CrcB, with amino-acid sequence MSVKTYQMGTYFSVGLGGIVGALCRYGISMLFVNQVFPLATLLVNLVGCFLLPIVSKHLWIQKIPAPYRLAVGTGFLGSFTTFSTFSLETWELLQENMTVGLAYILITVFGGLSLAWLGFEVVKRKERQP; translated from the coding sequence ATGTCAGTAAAAACATACCAAATGGGGACTTATTTCTCTGTTGGTTTAGGTGGTATTGTCGGGGCCCTTTGTCGTTATGGAATATCCATGCTTTTTGTCAATCAAGTCTTTCCACTTGCAACCCTACTTGTGAACTTAGTGGGTTGCTTTTTATTACCAATCGTTTCTAAACATTTATGGATTCAAAAGATTCCTGCTCCGTACCGACTGGCTGTAGGCACAGGTTTTCTAGGCTCTTTTACTACGTTCTCCACTTTTTCTTTAGAAACGTGGGAGCTCTTGCAAGAAAATATGACAGTTGGACTTGCCTACATACTGATTACCGTGTTTGGAGGACTATCCCTTGCATGGTTAGGCTTTGAGGTTGTCAAAAGAAAGGAGAGACAACCATGA
- a CDS encoding GtrA family protein yields the protein MAQKASGQVLQFSFIGLSNAVVDLASLNLLLWLWPTEETGLLLLFNTISYTLAIINSYFWNAKYTFGHHSKTDTREVSLFIVQAIIALGVSNAVFIGLMWMFHLPGMMYFPLFVESNISKAAAMFLSSTTSFFLMKFLVFRKKK from the coding sequence ATGGCACAAAAAGCAAGCGGCCAAGTTTTACAGTTTAGCTTTATTGGTTTATCAAACGCGGTCGTGGATCTCGCTTCCCTCAATTTGTTACTATGGCTATGGCCAACCGAGGAAACGGGATTATTATTATTATTTAATACGATTTCCTATACACTAGCTATCATTAACAGTTACTTTTGGAATGCGAAATATACCTTTGGTCATCATTCTAAAACAGATACACGGGAAGTATCTTTATTTATTGTGCAAGCGATTATTGCTTTAGGAGTTAGTAATGCGGTATTCATCGGGCTGATGTGGATGTTTCATCTGCCAGGCATGATGTACTTTCCACTGTTCGTAGAATCGAATATTTCCAAAGCTGCTGCTATGTTTTTATCTTCCACTACTAGCTTTTTCTTAATGAAATTTCTCGTTTTTAGAAAAAAGAAGTAG